In Clostridia bacterium, the following proteins share a genomic window:
- a CDS encoding transposase encodes MERVIVVADRGLNTSDNTAFLSGVNDDDSQGHDGYVYGQSVIGGDKKFKKWVLDKKGYTTDREIDENGEEFFFTHKSRVFAKTVTLKSSNGNRTLTMPIYQKQMVYYSSKYAAKQRKEREHILEKARDLINNPGKYTKATCYGATAYIKNLSFTKETGEIADSKNLSLNIEKIEAEAKYDGYYSIVTSEKHLTDKQIYEIYRGLWKIEETFKIMKSELNTRPLFVSLAEHIEGHFLICFTALVIIRVLEHLTEHRFSVKQIRKSLNSYSCSYLDQNFYLFDYRDEFLETSERLFNLDLGKKIMALSEIKNILKAKK; translated from the coding sequence ATGGAAAGAGTTATTGTCGTTGCTGATAGAGGACTTAATACTAGTGATAATACAGCTTTTCTGTCCGGGGTTAATGATGATGACTCCCAAGGTCACGATGGTTATGTATATGGACAAAGCGTTATTGGTGGGGATAAAAAGTTTAAAAAATGGGTTTTAGATAAAAAAGGTTATACAACTGACCGAGAAATAGATGAAAATGGTGAAGAATTTTTCTTTACTCATAAATCTCGTGTTTTTGCAAAAACCGTTACTCTTAAAAGTAGTAACGGCAATCGAACACTAACAATGCCAATTTACCAAAAACAAATGGTATATTACTCTAGTAAATATGCCGCTAAGCAACGCAAAGAACGTGAGCACATTTTAGAAAAGGCACGGGATTTAATTAATAATCCGGGGAAATATACAAAAGCCACATGTTATGGGGCCACTGCCTACATAAAAAATTTATCCTTTACAAAAGAAACAGGAGAAATTGCCGATAGCAAAAACCTTTCTTTGAATATAGAGAAAATCGAAGCAGAGGCAAAATATGATGGCTATTATTCAATTGTCACAAGCGAAAAACATCTTACCGATAAACAAATTTATGAAATCTATCGAGGACTTTGGAAAATTGAAGAAACCTTTAAAATTATGAAAAGTGAACTAAATACAAGACCATTATTTGTAAGTCTTGCAGAACACATTGAAGGTCATTTCTTAATTTGCTTTACGGCATTAGTAATTATTCGTGTCTTAGAACATCTAACAGAGCATCGATTCTCTGTTAAACAAATTCGTAAAAGCCTAAATAGTTATTCCTGTTCTTATTTAGATCAAAATTTTTATCTCTTTGATTATCGTGACGAATTCCTTGAAACCTCTGAGCGTTTATTTAACCTAGACCTAGGAAAGAAAATCATGGCTTTAAGTGAAATAAAAAATATTTTAAAAGCTAAAAAATAA